In one window of Camelus bactrianus isolate YW-2024 breed Bactrian camel chromosome 29, ASM4877302v1, whole genome shotgun sequence DNA:
- the LOC105061940 gene encoding LOW QUALITY PROTEIN: R3H domain-containing protein 2-like (The sequence of the model RefSeq protein was modified relative to this genomic sequence to represent the inferred CDS: inserted 3 bases in 2 codons; deleted 4 bases in 3 codons): MSNSNTTQETLEIMKESEKKKKLVGESVNKNKFVSKAPSKEETEKESEDTSLRHETQRRTSNHGHARKRAKSRAKLKLVHSLAVCEESSAFTDGPLEAQDIIPLHISCPSDKEEEKYTKDVSEKEDKDKNKEKFPRKMLSRDASQEYTDSTGIDLHEFLVNTLKKNPRDRMMLLNLTQEILEFINDNYLFKFPQMTSYHWMLLHRVAAYFGMDHNVDQTGKAVIISKTSNTRISEQRFSEHIKDEKNTEFQQRFILKRDDDSMDRDDNQTGQNGYLNDIXREGLSRTSSSRQSSTDSELKSLEPQPWSSTDSDSSIQSMQPPVTKASSFSGIATLTRGDSIGSSKGGSAGRLSRPGSLLSNQRSSIGGQMQGLVVQYTPLPSYQVPVGNDSQNMVQPPFQQPMLVPVSQSVQGAPAGSVPVYYSMIPPAQQNGTSPSAGFLQPPGSEQYQMPQLPSPCSPPQMPQQYSGVSPSGPGVVVMQLNVLSGAQVPQNPSMVQWSHCKYYNMDQWGQKPGDLYSPDSSPQANTQMSSSPVTSPTQSPAPSPVTSLSSVCTGLSPLPVLTQFPQPGGPAQGDGRYSLLGQPLQYNLSICPPLLHGQSAYTGHKGQSGLKHGNWSKRRALKSAPTDLGTTDVLGRVLEVTDLPEGITDVDKLFTQLAMSSTKIQWLKDAQGLPGXGGGDSGGTAENSCHADLAALCTIVAVFPSPLAAQNASLHLNNSVSHFKLQVTKKNYDMRILEQASSQ, from the exons ATGTCTAACAGTAACACTACTCAAGAGACCCTGGAAATAatgaaagaatcagaa aaaaaaaaaaaactggtgggAGAATCTGTAAACAAGAACAAGTTTGTATCTAAGGCTCCAAGCaaggaagaaactgagaaagagagTGAAGAT ACCAGTTTGCGTCACGAGACACAGAGGCGGACATCCAACCACGGTCATGCCAGGAAAAGAGCCAAGTCAAGAGCTAAGCTGAAGTTGGTGCACAGCCTTGCCGTGTGTGAGGAGTCCTCTGCATTTACTGATGGACCACTAGAAGCCCAGGATATAATTCCATTGCACATCAGCTGCCCCTCTgacaaggaggaagaaaagtacaCAAAGGATGTCTCTGAAAAGGAAGACaaggataaaaacaaagaaaagttcCCAAGGAAGATGCTGTCTAGAGACGCCAGCCAAGAATATACGGACTCCACTGGAATAGACCTACATGAATTTCTTGTAAATACACTGAAAAAGAACCCAAGGGACAGAATGATGCTGCTAAATTTAACACAGGAGATTCTGGAATTTATTAATGACAACTACCTGTTCAAGTTCCCACAGATGACCTCATATCACTGGATGCTATTACACCGGGTGGCTGCCTATTTCGGAATGGACCACAATGTTGATCAAACTGGAAAAGCTGTCATCATCAGCAAAACCAGTAACACAAGAATCTCTGAACAGAGGTTCTCAGAACATATAAAGGATGAGAAGAATACAGAATTTCAGCAGAGATTCATTCTTAAGAGAGATGATGACAGTATGGACCGAGATGATAACCAGACTGGCCAGAACGGATATCTAAATGACA agagggaggggctgagccGCACCTCAAGCAGCCGCCAGAGCAGCACAGACAGCGAGCTCAAGTCCCTGGAGCCTCAGCCCTGGAGCAGCACGGACTCTGACAGCTCCATCCAGAGCATGCAGCCCCCTGTCACCAAAGCCAGCAGCTTCAGTGGAATCGCTACCCTCACCCGGGGTGACAGCATTGGGAGCAGTAAAGGTGGCAGTGCAGGAAGGCTCTCCAGGCCAGGTA GCCTGCTCAGCAACCAGAGGAGCAGCATTGGGGGCCAGATGCAAGGCCTGGTGGTTCAGTACACTCCACTGCCTTCTTACCAAGTCCCAGTGGGTAATGATTCACAAAACATGGTCCAGCCACCTTTCCAGCAACCCATGCTGGTCCCTGTGAGCCAATCTGTACAGGGGGCCCCAGCAGGGAGCGTACCAGTGTACTACAGCATGATTCCACCAGCTCAGCAGAACGGTACGAGCCCTTCTGCGGGGTTTCTGCAGCCTCCTGGTTCTGAGCAGTACCAGATGCCTCAGCTTCCCTCTCCCTGCAGTCCACCACAGATGCCACAACAGTACTCAGGAGTGTCACCTTCTGGACCAGGTGTGGTGGTCATGCAGCTGAATGTCCTTAGTGGAGCACAGGTCCCTCAGAACCCATCCATGGTCCAGTGGAGTCACTGTAAATACTACAACATGGACCAGTGGGGGCAGAAGCCTGGAGACCTGTACAGCCCTGACAGCAGCCCCCAGGCCAACACGCAGATGAGCAGCAGCCCTGTCACATCTCCCACCCAGTCTCCAGCACCTTCTCCTGTCACCAGCCTCAGCAGTGTCTGCACAGGACTCAGTCCCCTTCCTGTCCTCACACAGTtcccccagcctgggggtccagCACAGGGTGATGGGCGCTACTCCCTTTTGGGCCAGCCATTGCAGTACAATCTGTCCATCTGCCCTCCCTTGCTCCATGGCCAGTCAGCTTACACGGGGCACAAGGGACAGAGTGGACTGAAGCATGGGAACTGGAGCAAGAGGCGAGCACTCAAGTCTGCCCCCACTGACCTGGGGACAACAGATGTCCTGGGGCGGGTGCTGGAGGTGACAGATCTCCCTGAGGGCATCACTGACGTGGACAAGCTCTTCACTCAGCTTGCCATGTCCAGCACCAAGATCCAGTGGCTCAAGGATGCTCAGGGGCTGCCTGG GGGGGGGGGAGACAGCGGTGGGACTGCCGAGAACAGCTGCCACGCGGACCTCGCTGCCTTGTGCACCATCGTGGCTGTGTTCCCCAGCCCCCTGGCTGCCCAGAATGCCTCCCTTCACCTCAACAACTCCGTGAGTCACTTCAAACTTCAAGTGACCAAAAAGAACTATGACATGAGGATCCTGGAGCAAGCCAGCTCCCAATga